A single window of Oreochromis niloticus isolate F11D_XX unplaced genomic scaffold, O_niloticus_UMD_NMBU tig00008538_pilon, whole genome shotgun sequence DNA harbors:
- the LOC109197937 gene encoding tonsoku-like protein — MVLQTISASKGCQVSGPWESEDLDSLSELVQDIRLCSQALNKLDRQTLKQSWDRTQSHGHFLDRNSKCLLSATST; from the exons atggtgctccaaaccatcagtgctagtaaag GTTGTCAGGTCTCTGGCCCCTGGGAGAGTGAAGACCTGGACAGTTTGTCAGAGCTGGTCCAGGATATCCGTCTTTGCTCTCAGGCCCTCAACAAGCTGGACCGACAGACCTTGAAGCAGAGCTGGGACAGGACTCAGTCACACGGACACTTTCTCGACCGAAACTCCAAGTGCCTCCTCTCCGCCACCTCCACTTGA